A stretch of DNA from Echeneis naucrates chromosome 3, fEcheNa1.1, whole genome shotgun sequence:
GGATTTGGGCACTTAATCCCGTTCTTTCTGGCACATCCCGCCAGGGAACGTGACATCGGATGGGAAACGTCTGCGAACAGCCGTCTTCAGGTCTCTAAACAGATGTTCTATGGGGTTTGAATCTGGGGGTTGTCTGTGCCGCTCGAGGACAGTCAGACATTTTAGCCTTCAGTTCTATCGAGGAGGTTTATAGAAGGTTCATTTCacagttgttggttttgttctgtttttttttttttgtcctgataTTTGAGACTACATCCAGTCAATTCAGTTGACCACAAGTGGACTTGAGTTCTGAACACAtctcagagacaaaaaaagCCATGAGGAGCTGCCTGACTTCAATTTGGAGTGACTGCAAATTCTCTAGATAATTATTTGCAAATctgacatttcagttttttggtttttaatacATTTGCGAGCATTTCTGAATAATTTTGAGGGATCTGAGTACTTTCTGAAGGCGCTACAGATGTGTTAAATCCATCACCAaattattctgtgttttctttgtcttactGTTATTATGCAAGAAAGAACAACAATCACATTAGTGTCCAACTAAGCTCCAAGTAACTCAAGCAATTACATTGAGATTATCTCGTGATTATCAACAATAATCTTTCCACTGCAAACATTTGTAATAACTACTGAGAACCAACCTCAAAGAAGCCCACTGCTTCCAGATAAACACATAGTTAAAAATAGATTTCACAATTATGTTACATGTTTGCAATTCAGATGTTttccaaatgttaaaataacagTAATTTGAAACCTGCTGTGTTTGAGTTAATGACTCCAGAATCCAGGCATTTATAAGACAGCAAATTCATGCAGCATTTGATGTTATTTACCTTTGTGGGAACCAGGTACTGTACTTGTCCAGCATCTGGACAGTCctcgtgtgtgtgcatgtccatacagaaaagaaaagcagagtgaaacagctctcttctttttttgtgttctgcCTCTGTACAATAAATGACCTGCGCAGTAAATTTCCAGAAACCCTAAAACATAGATAAGAATAAAGGGCTGAAGTGTTTGGTGAAATACTGAGGTACATGTAGAATTTCCACATTACTAATCCGTCCCTCTTCTTGAGGAACAGTGTGGTTTATTGTAAAATATATTACCATAGATAAAAACAGGCTCTGCTGCCataaaacaaacttaaactcaacaaaaaaagaaaaaagaaaatatagcaACACAGAAAAGACCTAATATGGAGCAAAAATGGATTTGATATTAGATCAGTTACATTGTCCTGACTGTAAACTCCTAAcgtagtttaaaaaaaaaaaaaaaaaaaaactttagcgAGCCGAAAGCTGTTGTAAATCTTAGCAGTTTATTAGCGACATTTACACAGAGAGTGCAGGTAGGGGGTTGAGTCGCATcataaaaacactgacagcataTGTGACTCGACACCAGATGGATATACGAATTTGCTGTTGAAGGGATAAGAACGGTCATCTTTTAATCACATGAAAACCTCTCTAATCACAAGGTCAAAGACATATGCAATGTATTATCACATATGTCGACGGATGACAGATTACAGAGAAAGATAAGAACCCAAGTAAATAGAGAAATTTCTTTTGGGGCGTTGATTTCAATGTAAACATCCAAAACAGTTAATAGTGACAAGGACTGCGTCACCGGAGAATTAGACTGAAGTTAACTGAACAATGAAAGTAGATCAGTTCACTCTGGGTCTTTCTTCATATGCTTATGCAAGCAGAGTTccctgaaaaaataataaatcccCATCCATCCAAGCAGAGGCCCTAACTTCTCTCACTGCTGAACACAGATTCTGCTGTGATGTGGATAAATGTCCTCACACTCAGAAAATATGAGAAATCCTGGAAGGGCCCGTGAGGCCGAAAGGAGGAGGACGGAGGTGTCTGCTGCAGCCAAAAGCATTAAGCTATGATTTACACCCCTGTGGCTCGCTGTCTGTCCTCTCCATTGAGACGTAGTCAGCACTGGGTCAGAGGACttcaaaaaataacatttggtTTTCCTAACCTCTCTAATGCACACAATTTCATGGAACCTTAAAGCTCCGGGTTCGGGCCAAGTTACCTCgctggctcacacacacacgactgaGCTACACTTCTCCTGCTGAGAGGGTAGAAGAAGAGAGTAGAGCAAAGGAGTGAGAGTGAAGCGTGTGTCCTGCCGGCAACGGTCATTTGGGACAAAGTTCAAGAAATGCTGAAACAAAGCGTAATAAAAGTGCTCAATCCTCCACCGTCAGACATGGTGGGGAATGTGGCTAAGTTGCGTGACCAAAATGCTTACatccacgtgtgtgtgtgtgtgtgtgcgtgtcttcTGATTTAGTACCTCTCATGTAATAGCAATCTCCAGACTCCAGCGGCAGCATCAGGCCAGGTGTGTGGATGTCCCAGGCTACCTTCAGCCCAATCCTCCAGCAGGTCTTCTCACCGCTGCCCCCCTCGCCGCTCTCACCTGTCAGCCACACACAACGCAGCTCACTGtaacatttgcattttacatttacactgGTAATGTCATCCAGTGAACTGACTTTAACGTAACACAGTTAAAGTCAGATTTATGGAAAcagttttggggttgttttttttttttttttttttttaatcattttataaatcaaatcattcatcttctaccgcttatccatttcctggtcacagagggtgctggaaccaatcccagtttactctgggcgagggcggggtctccaatccatcacagggtcaacacacagagagagacagagaccaacaaccactcacactcacactcagacctacgagtcaccagttcacctaaacatgtcgtctttggacggtgggaggaaacccatgcaaacacagggagaacatgctctgcacagaaaggctccaggcccaggaaccaaacccatcaccttcttgttgtagaGCTACATCGCCAAACAcgatgccgccatgctgcccaaatcaaatcatttaatATAGTAAAAAattttattgattcatttttggacttttttcaCATCtgcaactgaaaacaaaacaaatgtaaaatacagTGATGGTGCCATGTGGCCATTTATCAACAAAGATATTgtgaaaaaaggtaaaaataaacaaaataaaggatTGTGATGATCAATTCCACACCACCCAAACAAAGGATATAAGATGTCTCCCTTCAGAAAGTGAGAATCACTTAAAAGCCGTTGCTTTGATCATGCTGGCTGTTAGCACAGGATCTTTATGCTATCATTATGCTGTGCAAGAGGAAATAGATGGATAAAAGCCCTTGATGTTGTTTAGCATGTGTGAAAGTCTGTTATTAGACATCAGGTATCGTATGATATTCCTGTTTCTGAAGCCATTCACTGTAACCACCTCCcctgttcttctctctctccatccactCTTACATGGCATATGAAGAAAACAAGATTTGGCCCGGCTGGCCAACACCCTTCAGCAAAATCAATACTAAAGTCTTTCCAGGCCTCTCTGCCCCACAGCTGCCTTTTCCTTTGCTCAGCACGGATAAATAGTAACTTAATTTCCAACCATTTTGCTCTTAGAGCCAGCTAATGACAGCACTCCCCACGGCCTAAGGAATGGTTGAAGATCATCCTCCTTGCTGGAAAACACTCAGATTCCTTTGGATCAGCGCAGTTGGGAAAAAACGTGGCTCAGAACACTTTGCAGgctaaagcaaaaaaaaaaaaaaaaacaaggtgagATTGCTCAAAGAGGGGTTAAAAAAAAGGCCCCTTAAAGGAAGCAGGTGCCATGCAAAACATCTAGACTCTGTAAATCTAAAATATTGTGTGTGCCGTGCGTCTTTCTTCTCTACAAGTGAAACATTCCTCAAAGTAACAATTTCATTAGCTAGTCGTGGGAGCCCTCAGAACCGGCAACTGGAATATATCTGGATGGCGCTGCGCCATCAGACTTTTCTCTCTAAAGTCTGTGAGAGCTGTGAGAGCTGTGGGGTCACTCAGAACTAGAAAAGGCACAGCTGCTGAGCACGGCAAAGTGTTGTGCCGCGGCGTTTGAAGCCCGTGTTCACAGGGTCAGAGTTGAAATGGCTTAAAACAAATCATCGAAGCAGACCTCCACAGCAGGTGTTTCTGGTTAAGGAGCCCCCCAAATGAAGAAAGCCCAGATGTAAAATGTGTTGAGGATGTCGGAGCAGTCGATGCTACACCTGTGTGACGCTGTAAAATTACAGTTTCAAGACGCAGACGCACACTATGCAGCCCTGTGCGGTATGTTTTCTGAACCACAGCGGCACCTTCACCTCCTCCCGTAACAGGAAATCGGGTATTGATCTTTCTTCACAGCTGTCTGTGGTCCGGTGAGCGGcatgagacatttattttaaaaatccacTAGATCGGTTTGAAAGTAAAGAGCAAGGAGCTTCTTTACTCAGCAGCAGACTGATGATTAttataaagagaaaaaattgGTTGTGCTAACTTTACATTGACCTTGTTTCATCTAAAACCTTTCTCTTCCGTAGCTGTTTTGCATATGCTCTAGAAAGCAAAGTTTCTCTCTCTGCGAGATTCTCTATCAACTCAATCAGCAAATGCGATCAGCTCTTGAAAGAGAGCGCATTCCATAATTAGACAACACATTATCCGTACAGTACAGTTAGGAACACTTTTCAAAGCGGGGCTCATTATTCCATATCAGATAATTGCACATCGATCATTTCTTGGGGAAATGATTTAGATGAGATGCAGTCTGTGTGATAAGGCCTGTTCGTTAGACTGCGCCATTGAGTGTGTGTTAAAGGCTCAGATCCAAATGTCTGTGATCTCCCGACGCGCAGTCGGCGATAAGGCTGTCAGCAGCGAGCCGGCGATGACATTTGATAATGCCCTGACACTATCACAGAGATGGATCTGATGGTTGCCTCACCAGAGGCCATGTCTACAGCTGCTACAGCACTGCTGTAGGGCCATAATACGCAAGGTTAGCTGCATCTGATCCACCACAAAGCAGCCGAGATAAGTTGATGGGGTATTGAAGTGAAGGAGTAAAAGTGGATCTTAATTTTAGAAACAACATACGGTGAGCTAGCATGATGTTAAAATTGTTGGAAGCATCACGAATAAGTTAAATTCACGGTTCAATCACAGTTATGGAAAGAGCAAAATGTCACCTTACCTTTATCATCATAACAGCTATAGCTGTAAACAGCCACCGGCGAATGAGTGATCAGGTTCTCGTCGTGGTGCCACCCTACCGCCATTTTCCCCATGCCGTAGTACGGCTCCTCTTTTAGCTGGCTCATAGCTGCTGGGTCCATGTAGTTGAGTAAGGTGACGTTGAACTTGACCGGCCCGGTGCATACCTGCGGCGGGCTGGGCTGGGAACAGCCTTGCCCACTCGCCTGTTCCTTCTTCTCATCGATGTAGTAATCGGACAGGGTGTGCTTCAGCTGGGCCACGGGTTTCCCATGGGCCCCAAGTCCCACGGGTTCAGTCGACGTGTCGCCGCCGCCGGCTTTCGGCGACCAGCCTGGGaattttccttcactttgttctgGCCCTGCTGCAGCACTGGTGTCCCCTGGTTTGACCTGGGAGGACTCCCCCTCctcactgctgtgtttggacTCAGTCTCCCACTCTCCTTCTTGTTTTGAACCGGAGCAGCCTTCTTCACTGTGTTTTGACTCAATGTCCCACTCTTCGCTGTGTTTGGACTCCGTGTCCCCCTCCTCGCTTTGTCTGGACTCCGAGTCCCCTCCTTCGCTGTTCTTGGAGTCTTCGCTGTGTTTGGACTCCGTGTCTCCCTCCTTACCCTGTTTGGCCTCCGCCACTTCCGCCTTTGCGCACTGTGTCAGCCTGTCTCCTTCCTTCAGCTGAGACACGTCGGAGCAGAAGAAAGTGTTAAGCTCCCACAATGCCTTGCAAGCAGCTCTCAGGTCAGCGTCGCAACAGTTTTGCCCTTTAACCTCAGTGTCCTCACTGTGCCAGGGGATGGCAAAGAGCCGTGTGTCCAGATAACGATAGGTGTGCCCCGGCTCGCCCAGCAGAGCCCGCGACACAGCAGTAAAAACATCTCGGTCTCGGATGCGAACCAGATCCCTCAGGAGACATCCCTTGCTTCTCAGGGTGAGCAGGGCTGCCTGCACCTGACCGTGGAGCTCGGCGGGCAGCGAGCAGGATCTCCTCAGAACTAGGCCGGAGTAACTGGAGTCCCACTGGAAAACaaaagtcattatttttttttttttatcataacgAAATTGCGACAAATGCTCAAAGAGTGTTAGTTGTGTGGAACTGTGGCTGGCTCACCAGTTGCTGAAAGCCCTGGTCTGATGGTCCCAGAAATGGGATCTTCTGGTCTCCCAACTCCTGCAATAACTTCCGCCTCTGTGGAACAAGACACAGTAAAATAGGCTCATAAGCAGCGGCAGCTTTACTCATGTCTGCTCTACTGTATCTCAGCAAATTGTGCGacatctctgctgctctttccgTTGCGCCATAATGTCTGAAATCTCATTCATTTGTAGATTATACTAAATATGTATATCTTATATTTGTATATACTTTAGACTTTGAATTTGTTTAGTTTGAACTTTACTCTAAAGTGCTGTTTGTGATGAGATATTTCACCATCTGGATTGTTACTCAACATTGTCGTCATTTTACCTAcagtttctgtatttatttagattGAAGTGAACAGTTGCCTTGACGTTTTCTTTCCTGTATAGATTTTTTGTTCAGGGTAAGATTGCGCATGAGGGCCACAATGTACATGAGGTAAAATTCAGAGAGCCTACAGAGAATTCCGCCTTCCAAAACCGAAGTATTGAAgttgagaaacacaaatttca
This window harbors:
- the fto gene encoding alpha-ketoglutarate-dependent dioxygenase FTO isoform X1, which translates into the protein MKRSGDSEGEKRRKRRKLLQELGDQKIPFLGPSDQGFQQLWDSSYSGLVLRRSCSLPAELHGQVQAALLTLRSKGCLLRDLVRIRDRDVFTAVSRALLGEPGHTYRYLDTRLFAIPWHSEDTEVKGQNCCDADLRAACKALWELNTFFCSDVSQLKEGDRLTQCAKAEVAEAKQGKEGDTESKHSEDSKNSEGGDSESRQSEEGDTESKHSEEWDIESKHSEEGCSGSKQEGEWETESKHSSEEGESSQVKPGDTSAAAGPEQSEGKFPGWSPKAGGGDTSTEPVGLGAHGKPVAQLKHTLSDYYIDEKKEQASGQGCSQPSPPQVCTGPVKFNVTLLNYMDPAAMSQLKEEPYYGMGKMAVGWHHDENLITHSPVAVYSYSCYDDKGESGEGGSGEKTCWRIGLKVAWDIHTPGLMLPLESGDCYYMRDDLNSTHQHCVLAGDTARFSSTHRVAECSSGTLTYIQSRCQEALSNLHTDPETGSHSLLTLLPTTLQHCEEIHNEVEFEWLRQYWFQGQRYTRFCSWWTRPMEQLEKDWRLMETMTMLFLATVEEEGRAGEGRREMAETLLSALTDRHQQRQTWRDRCHSSLAQTLPPEEAPVDRPFWGVDDPNMPLPFDLSEIINRVESLLWRM
- the fto gene encoding alpha-ketoglutarate-dependent dioxygenase FTO isoform X2, which translates into the protein MCILKENFQQRRKLLQELGDQKIPFLGPSDQGFQQLWDSSYSGLVLRRSCSLPAELHGQVQAALLTLRSKGCLLRDLVRIRDRDVFTAVSRALLGEPGHTYRYLDTRLFAIPWHSEDTEVKGQNCCDADLRAACKALWELNTFFCSDVSQLKEGDRLTQCAKAEVAEAKQGKEGDTESKHSEDSKNSEGGDSESRQSEEGDTESKHSEEWDIESKHSEEGCSGSKQEGEWETESKHSSEEGESSQVKPGDTSAAAGPEQSEGKFPGWSPKAGGGDTSTEPVGLGAHGKPVAQLKHTLSDYYIDEKKEQASGQGCSQPSPPQVCTGPVKFNVTLLNYMDPAAMSQLKEEPYYGMGKMAVGWHHDENLITHSPVAVYSYSCYDDKGESGEGGSGEKTCWRIGLKVAWDIHTPGLMLPLESGDCYYMRDDLNSTHQHCVLAGDTARFSSTHRVAECSSGTLTYIQSRCQEALSNLHTDPETGSHSLLTLLPTTLQHCEEIHNEVEFEWLRQYWFQGQRYTRFCSWWTRPMEQLEKDWRLMETMTMLFLATVEEEGRAGEGRREMAETLLSALTDRHQQRQTWRDRCHSSLAQTLPPEEAPVDRPFWGVDDPNMPLPFDLSEIINRVESLLWRM